Proteins encoded within one genomic window of Acidobacteriota bacterium:
- a CDS encoding sigma-54-dependent Fis family transcriptional regulator has protein sequence MEIYMVTMLIVDDELSMREVLERVFRREGYTVHLADNGARALEMIRNHVYDLVLSDVRMPTLTGMELLAECRHISSETMVILMTAYGTVESAREAFKMGADDFIQKPFDIDEIKLVVRNALEKSRLRKDVVLLKRELSDRGRLENIIGHSSIMQNIFRVIETVAPTTSTVLITGESGTGKELVANAIHTCSPRASERFVSINCGAFVETLLESELFGYMKGAFTGAVANKKGLFESAHGGTIFLDEIGEMSLSMQVKLLRVLQERRIRRVGGTEEIPIDTRVVAATNRNLSQMVEEGTFRKDLFYRVSVIPIEIPPLRERRDDIRELADHFLKKYTRMVDRQITRISEEALRYLEKYDWPGNVRELESAVERAVAFESTSEIRPERLTETILKYNPAKVTSAFDLPADGINLEGFIAEMEKSFILQALRRTHGNQTRAAELLKMSVRSLRHLLDKHKIRQTASLLRDTSES, from the coding sequence AACTCAGCATGCGTGAGGTTTTAGAGCGTGTGTTCAGGCGTGAGGGATATACGGTTCATTTGGCTGATAATGGGGCCAGAGCCCTGGAAATGATTCGTAATCATGTCTATGACCTGGTCTTGTCAGATGTGCGGATGCCCACTCTGACTGGGATGGAGTTGCTGGCTGAATGCCGCCATATTTCATCCGAGACCATGGTGATTTTGATGACTGCCTACGGCACGGTCGAGAGTGCACGCGAGGCATTCAAGATGGGGGCCGATGATTTTATCCAAAAGCCCTTTGATATTGATGAAATCAAGCTGGTCGTGCGCAACGCCCTTGAAAAAAGCCGACTGCGAAAAGATGTGGTTCTCCTCAAGCGCGAACTCAGCGACCGTGGGCGGCTGGAAAACATCATCGGGCACAGTTCCATCATGCAGAATATCTTCCGGGTGATTGAAACGGTTGCTCCGACCACCAGCACCGTCCTCATTACGGGTGAGTCCGGAACCGGCAAAGAACTCGTTGCCAATGCCATTCATACCTGCAGCCCACGGGCCAGTGAGCGGTTTGTGTCGATCAACTGCGGCGCCTTTGTTGAGACGCTGCTGGAATCAGAGTTATTTGGGTATATGAAAGGTGCTTTCACCGGCGCCGTGGCTAACAAAAAAGGTCTCTTTGAATCCGCCCACGGAGGCACGATTTTCCTCGATGAAATTGGGGAAATGTCACTCAGCATGCAGGTCAAACTATTGCGTGTGTTGCAGGAACGACGTATCCGTCGGGTCGGAGGCACCGAGGAAATTCCGATTGATACCCGGGTGGTTGCCGCCACCAACCGCAACCTGAGCCAGATGGTGGAAGAAGGAACGTTTCGAAAAGATTTGTTTTACCGCGTGAGCGTGATTCCGATTGAAATTCCTCCCCTCAGGGAGCGGCGCGACGACATCCGTGAACTGGCGGACCATTTTCTCAAAAAATATACCCGGATGGTGGATCGTCAGATCACTCGCATTTCTGAAGAAGCCCTGCGCTACCTTGAAAAATATGACTGGCCAGGCAACGTGCGTGAATTGGAAAGTGCTGTTGAGCGTGCCGTGGCCTTTGAGTCAACGTCCGAGATTCGTCCGGAACGGCTGACCGAAACCATTCTGAAATACAATCCTGCCAAGGTTACTTCAGCTTTTGACCTGCCCGCGGATGGAATAAATTTGGAAGGGTTTATCGCTGAAATGGAAAAATCCTTCATCCTTCAGGCCCTGCGCCGAACGCATGGGAACCAGACCCGCGCGGCTGAACTTTTAAAGATGTCCGTCCGTTCACTACGCCACTTGCTCGACAAACATAAAATCCGGCAGACGGCCAGTCTGCTTCGCGATACCTCAGAGTCATAG
- a CDS encoding ATP-binding cassette domain-containing protein: MIQAKNLVKTFRDRKRGEVHAVNGVSFEAKPGKIFGLLGANGAGKTTTLRILATLLEPTTGEAYVAGHDVRLEPEKVREKIGFLSTSTALYGRLTAREMVEYFGRLYGMPEVLLQQRLKEVFSVLEMDEFANGRCDKLSTGQKQRVSIARSIIHEPPVMIFDEPTTGLDVMTSRTIMRFIERCREQDKTVIFSTHIMSEVERLCDEVAIIHDGRIVAQGTVEELRERTGLVPLESVFLKLVGASEHD, encoded by the coding sequence ATGATACAAGCAAAAAACCTCGTGAAGACGTTTCGTGACCGTAAGCGAGGAGAAGTGCATGCGGTCAATGGTGTCAGTTTTGAAGCCAAACCTGGCAAAATTTTTGGACTCCTTGGCGCCAATGGCGCCGGAAAAACCACCACCCTCCGAATTCTGGCCACATTACTCGAACCAACCACCGGCGAAGCCTACGTTGCCGGGCACGATGTGCGCCTCGAACCTGAAAAAGTCCGCGAAAAAATCGGTTTTCTTTCAACCAGCACTGCGCTTTATGGGCGACTCACCGCCCGTGAAATGGTCGAATATTTTGGGCGGCTGTATGGGATGCCTGAAGTGCTCCTTCAACAACGTCTCAAGGAAGTTTTCTCGGTGCTTGAAATGGATGAGTTTGCCAATGGGCGGTGCGATAAGCTCTCAACCGGGCAAAAACAGCGGGTTTCCATCGCCCGATCCATCATTCACGAACCACCAGTCATGATTTTTGATGAACCAACAACCGGGTTGGACGTGATGACCTCCCGCACCATTATGCGGTTTATCGAACGGTGTCGTGAACAAGACAAAACCGTCATTTTCTCAACCCACATCATGAGCGAAGTCGAACGCCTCTGTGACGAAGTGGCAATCATCCACGATGGTCGCATCGTGGCTCAGGGAACGGTTGAGGAACTCCGTGAACGTACCGGACTTGTTCCATTAGAGTCGGTCTTTTTGAAACTCGTAGGAGCCTCTGAACATGATTGA
- a CDS encoding ABC transporter permease, which translates to MIENNKPSLKPSVRQARLGRIWVVFLKEMRETMRDYRVLFGVIVSPLLITPLLLAGMGFFISKKQAEVKAEQLPVAVVGADFIPELITILKKDATLTVISLASLTEAEQQVKKHAQRAAFVIPESARSGLANGQKVELELLYDLSNEKSRTAKNRLEDGLKKFNEQVVIARLKERNLAPEILKPAEAKSRSLAEDSSVGMLILSLILPYTIVLTGALGGMTSAFDICAGEKERGTMETLLVSPVSRTEIILGKILTITSVSMLATLCAIAGLVFSFQSGIKAFEEFTRGKIAISYSAIGVMIIMMVPLVLFTSVLLLVISSFARNQKEAQAYVLPFMVLLIVPAMLTMVLGEESPLSMSLVPILNTALVLKQVLLSLIKPDFIALTFGSSLLYSIIALVVVVALFNREEILFRS; encoded by the coding sequence ATGATTGAAAACAATAAACCTTCGTTGAAACCATCGGTCCGGCAGGCTCGACTGGGACGGATCTGGGTTGTCTTTCTCAAGGAAATGCGCGAAACGATGCGCGATTATCGGGTCCTGTTTGGGGTGATTGTTTCGCCGCTGCTTATCACCCCATTATTGCTGGCGGGAATGGGGTTTTTCATTAGCAAGAAACAGGCTGAGGTCAAGGCCGAACAACTTCCGGTGGCGGTGGTTGGTGCTGATTTCATCCCTGAACTCATTACCATTTTGAAAAAAGACGCCACCCTGACCGTCATCTCGCTCGCGTCCTTAACCGAGGCAGAACAACAGGTCAAAAAACACGCCCAGCGAGCAGCGTTTGTGATTCCAGAGTCAGCCAGGTCTGGTCTGGCCAATGGTCAAAAGGTTGAACTGGAATTGTTGTATGACCTGTCGAATGAAAAGTCCCGCACCGCCAAAAATCGGCTTGAGGACGGACTCAAAAAGTTCAATGAACAGGTGGTGATTGCACGGCTGAAAGAACGCAATCTTGCCCCAGAGATTCTCAAACCAGCCGAGGCCAAATCCCGCAGCCTGGCCGAGGATTCATCCGTCGGCATGCTGATTCTGAGCCTGATCTTGCCTTACACCATTGTTTTGACTGGTGCCTTGGGGGGGATGACCAGTGCGTTTGATATCTGCGCTGGAGAAAAAGAACGCGGCACCATGGAAACACTCCTGGTATCACCTGTATCACGAACTGAAATTATCCTTGGGAAAATATTGACGATTACAAGTGTCAGTATGCTTGCCACGCTCTGTGCGATTGCTGGATTGGTCTTTTCATTTCAAAGCGGAATCAAGGCTTTTGAGGAATTCACTCGTGGTAAAATCGCCATTTCCTACTCCGCGATTGGGGTGATGATCATCATGATGGTGCCGCTTGTGCTGTTTACCTCGGTATTGCTTCTGGTGATTTCCAGTTTTGCTCGAAATCAGAAAGAAGCCCAGGCATATGTCCTTCCATTTATGGTGCTTTTGATTGTTCCGGCGATGCTGACGATGGTGTTGGGTGAAGAAAGTCCATTGAGTATGAGTCTGGTGCCGATTCTTAACACGGCACTGGTCCTCAAGCAGGTCTTGCTCAGTTTGATTAAACCCGATTTCATTGCCCTCACGTTTGGTTCCTCACTGCTCTATTCAATCATTGCATTGGTGGTTGTTGTGGCACTTTTTAACCGTGAGGAAATTTTGTTTCGATCCTGA
- a CDS encoding efflux RND transporter periplasmic adaptor subunit, whose amino-acid sequence MLAATLKINRWYLISACIVCLGILAIPITLAFRSHSPASLLAQIPTLKTAQAAPRTAQIKTGEVKKSLILDGELRAVRAKTIFAPATNQTKILYLPPEGSLVKVGDKLVEFDGSAIVTRIKEVETQLVTAENRVVELKGQQESALRDMEIELSRLWLTNEQARIDFQTYANVPKQLVSRRELQEKQLAFEKAKTEFDNQTTKIEQKKKEQAAELRMAEIEAEKFKFQVEQTKLELNQLTVTADTDGIVVYSTFGNERRKFQIGDTVGWGASVLQLPDLTRMEVVLNVNEVDGQKLAVGQKTAVVLDSYPDQTFSGTVKEISQTALKLNPTTTTKIFKTVVSLDQTLPDLMKPGMSARISIEIATSGTQLIVPRETIQFQNDVAQVTKLESTTHSRLIQITILAADAQYYAIAPNPLFKEGDRLVVGQSQNKSE is encoded by the coding sequence GTGCTTGCCGCTACACTCAAAATCAACCGCTGGTATCTCATTTCGGCTTGTATTGTGTGCCTTGGCATACTGGCAATCCCGATCACGCTGGCATTTCGTTCACACTCTCCTGCCTCTCTCCTGGCTCAAATTCCAACTTTGAAGACCGCTCAGGCCGCACCTCGCACGGCTCAGATCAAAACTGGTGAAGTGAAAAAAAGCCTGATCCTGGATGGGGAATTGCGCGCCGTCAGAGCCAAAACCATTTTTGCGCCAGCCACCAACCAGACCAAAATTCTCTATCTTCCGCCCGAAGGTAGTTTGGTTAAAGTTGGCGACAAACTGGTGGAATTTGATGGAAGTGCCATTGTCACTCGAATCAAGGAGGTTGAAACCCAGCTTGTCACAGCGGAAAATCGGGTTGTTGAACTCAAAGGACAGCAGGAATCCGCACTGCGGGACATGGAAATCGAATTGAGCCGGCTGTGGTTAACCAACGAACAGGCCCGGATTGATTTTCAGACCTACGCCAACGTTCCCAAACAGCTTGTTTCCCGGCGTGAGCTGCAGGAAAAACAACTGGCCTTTGAAAAAGCCAAAACCGAGTTTGACAACCAGACCACCAAAATCGAGCAGAAGAAAAAAGAACAGGCTGCTGAGCTTCGCATGGCTGAAATCGAAGCCGAGAAGTTCAAATTTCAAGTTGAACAGACCAAACTTGAACTCAACCAGTTAACCGTCACGGCTGATACCGATGGAATTGTGGTGTACTCGACATTTGGGAACGAACGCCGCAAGTTTCAAATCGGAGACACGGTTGGCTGGGGCGCTTCAGTGTTGCAATTGCCCGACTTGACTCGGATGGAAGTGGTCTTAAACGTCAACGAAGTTGATGGCCAAAAACTGGCGGTTGGTCAAAAGACAGCCGTCGTCCTTGATAGTTATCCGGACCAGACATTTTCAGGGACCGTCAAAGAAATTTCACAAACTGCGCTCAAGTTAAATCCCACCACGACGACCAAAATCTTTAAAACCGTTGTCTCACTTGATCAAACGCTCCCTGACTTGATGAAACCTGGGATGTCGGCCCGAATCTCAATTGAGATTGCAACCTCTGGAACTCAATTGATCGTGCCGCGTGAAACCATCCAGTTCCAAAACGACGTAGCCCAGGTCACCAAACTTGAGTCAACAACTCACTCACGACTAATCCAAATCACTATTCTCGCGGCTGACGCTCAATACTACGCCATTGCTCCTAACCCTTTGTTCAAAGAAGGGGATCGGTTGGTTGTGGGTCAGTCGCAGAACAAGAGCGAGTAG
- a CDS encoding HlyD family efflux transporter periplasmic adaptor subunit, which translates to MPRLSKKRLLLWVCLIVLIGSGIFTSRRLPMFRAKAGSVVEDLTISPRSLSFGVEATGTLRATSVKNFGAPPLFSVYWEMQIATLVPEGTVVKPGDLLVSFANQQMLNDLQKYQSEVEQANQELEKIKAQNDSQRQELVARLATAESNFEKLKVKQVTGDAALISVPRDIEKDKLALEQARREVEALNGRLEWQKSSSEAALNIVRSKKSRAETLLTQIQQRIAELQIKSDRDGVVVYKLKWNGEKFQVGEAAWPGVMVLEIPDLNTLLVDVFVPEIDIAKVKTGQRVELTIDAFPGKLYTGKVTQIGTLVRPKAWDVQNKILDVQIQLDQLDTAIMRPAMSIKAKIETRVMEQCLAVPLSAVRTTIDGSLVKVKTEAGWREQKVTLGESNGTEVVIREGLAVGDKVAVEFAKAR; encoded by the coding sequence ATGCCACGGTTGTCAAAAAAACGCCTCCTTTTGTGGGTTTGCCTGATTGTCTTGATCGGTAGTGGAATTTTCACTTCCCGGCGCTTACCGATGTTTCGGGCCAAAGCAGGCAGTGTGGTGGAAGACCTCACCATATCGCCACGTTCGTTGAGTTTCGGGGTTGAAGCCACTGGAACACTTCGGGCGACAAGTGTCAAAAATTTCGGAGCACCGCCCTTGTTTTCTGTCTATTGGGAAATGCAAATTGCGACGTTGGTTCCTGAGGGGACAGTGGTCAAGCCGGGTGATTTGCTGGTCAGTTTTGCCAATCAACAAATGCTCAACGATTTGCAGAAGTATCAAAGTGAAGTTGAGCAGGCCAATCAGGAGCTTGAAAAAATCAAAGCCCAAAATGATTCCCAACGCCAGGAACTTGTCGCCCGTCTGGCCACGGCTGAAAGCAACTTTGAAAAACTCAAAGTGAAGCAGGTGACCGGAGATGCCGCCCTGATCAGTGTTCCGCGGGATATCGAAAAAGACAAACTCGCGCTGGAACAGGCCCGGCGTGAAGTCGAAGCGCTCAATGGACGACTGGAATGGCAAAAATCATCAAGCGAAGCGGCACTCAATATTGTCCGCAGCAAAAAGAGCCGGGCTGAAACGCTCCTTACCCAGATTCAGCAGCGAATCGCGGAATTGCAGATTAAGTCGGATCGAGATGGCGTGGTGGTGTACAAATTGAAATGGAATGGGGAAAAATTTCAGGTTGGCGAGGCTGCCTGGCCAGGGGTGATGGTGCTGGAAATTCCGGATTTAAACACGTTGCTGGTTGATGTCTTTGTCCCCGAGATTGATATTGCCAAAGTGAAAACTGGACAACGGGTTGAACTGACGATTGATGCCTTTCCGGGCAAACTCTACACTGGTAAGGTAACCCAAATCGGGACGCTGGTTCGTCCCAAAGCCTGGGATGTTCAAAACAAAATTCTGGACGTGCAAATTCAACTCGATCAACTCGATACCGCGATCATGCGCCCAGCCATGAGCATCAAAGCCAAAATCGAAACCAGGGTGATGGAACAGTGTCTCGCGGTACCGTTGAGCGCTGTTCGAACCACCATTGATGGCTCGCTGGTCAAGGTAAAAACCGAAGCAGGTTGGCGCGAGCAGAAGGTCACCCTTGGTGAATCAAACGGAACCGAGGTTGTGATCCGCGAAGGTCTCGCTGTCGGTGATAAAGTCGCGGTTGAATTTGCGAAAGCACGGTGA
- a CDS encoding HlyD family efflux transporter periplasmic adaptor subunit, translating into MSYTGKQIRKLVQWGLMVLLVMAGIGWGSVRAYRELTRAETDNLPLTSRVEPQPFTLTIPSKGELQAVESTAVVVPNVPIDGPPLRIATIVSEGVFVKKGDVLIEFDPTELQLLVRDNRAVLASANQKINKGEITASIEKQDLVKEQKIAELELQKLKEFQPKDAEIFTRRQIVEAEIDRAYTEKRIAFAGVRLQLKDKIYSLEEAILMLERQQAENKINEVEKSITSLKLVSPVSGIVVYPDPSMMWGGPLQPGRVVYLGMQLCTVVNPEQMEAKCYVLEKDAGELKPDQPVTVTLDAYPDRHYSGKIKNIHKLARAIERDSPVKYFQVIVGLDQTDQAVMKPGVKLKAHIQAGELKNAIIVPRSALIKRGADFLVYVESQAGKFELAPVKLGQGDQVKVVVTEGLKPGQLIALNPPDIKYRSDSKPIPKT; encoded by the coding sequence ATGTCTTATACAGGCAAACAAATCCGCAAGTTAGTTCAGTGGGGGCTGATGGTTCTGCTGGTCATGGCTGGGATTGGGTGGGGAAGTGTTCGCGCCTATCGCGAACTGACTCGTGCCGAAACCGATAATTTGCCATTAACCTCCAGAGTTGAACCACAGCCCTTTACGCTGACCATTCCCTCGAAAGGTGAGCTGCAAGCGGTTGAATCAACGGCAGTTGTGGTGCCAAATGTCCCGATTGACGGGCCTCCGTTGCGGATTGCCACGATTGTATCCGAAGGGGTTTTCGTCAAAAAAGGCGATGTTTTGATTGAATTTGATCCAACTGAATTGCAATTGCTGGTGCGCGACAATCGGGCCGTGCTGGCCAGCGCCAACCAGAAAATCAACAAAGGTGAAATCACGGCTTCGATTGAGAAACAGGATCTGGTCAAAGAGCAGAAAATTGCGGAACTGGAATTACAAAAACTCAAAGAATTCCAGCCAAAAGATGCTGAAATCTTTACCCGCCGCCAGATTGTCGAAGCTGAAATTGATCGTGCCTATACAGAAAAACGAATTGCCTTTGCTGGTGTCCGGCTTCAACTCAAAGACAAAATCTACTCGCTCGAAGAAGCCATCCTGATGCTTGAACGCCAGCAGGCGGAAAACAAAATCAATGAAGTCGAAAAATCAATTACGTCGCTCAAACTGGTTTCGCCGGTTTCGGGAATCGTGGTTTACCCTGACCCAAGTATGATGTGGGGTGGGCCACTGCAGCCAGGCCGGGTGGTGTACCTCGGGATGCAACTCTGCACCGTGGTGAACCCAGAGCAGATGGAAGCCAAATGTTATGTCTTGGAAAAAGATGCCGGAGAGCTTAAACCCGACCAGCCGGTAACCGTGACACTCGATGCCTATCCCGACCGACACTATTCTGGAAAGATCAAAAACATTCATAAGCTGGCGCGGGCCATTGAGCGGGATTCACCAGTGAAATACTTTCAGGTGATTGTCGGATTGGATCAAACGGACCAGGCCGTGATGAAACCAGGGGTTAAACTCAAGGCTCACATTCAGGCCGGAGAACTGAAAAACGCGATTATTGTTCCCCGCAGTGCTTTGATCAAACGTGGGGCTGATTTTCTGGTGTATGTCGAATCACAAGCCGGGAAATTTGAACTGGCACCGGTCAAGCTTGGTCAGGGTGACCAGGTCAAAGTGGTCGTGACCGAAGGTCTGAAGCCTGGGCAGTTGATTGCGCTCAATCCGCCCGACATCAAGTACCGGTCTGATTCAAAACCCATCCCCAAAACTTGA
- a CDS encoding ABC transporter permease, with translation MLRYFSEIRLAFSNLQSHKLRTFLTMLGMIFGVGAVIAMLSIGAGAEQESLRLIDTMGVRNIIIRDREFKDEDLKKNRENSLGLSLRDAQNIVAVAPDIEMHACKKRVKTFQIFSYQGKADSANVIGVTPAYFRLVKYQLSEGNFLAELDEREFEQYCVIGSRVKQKLFSSMSPIGQLIKINNLWFRVIGVLADNTLTKDEFEGVKLQDFSQDIYIPLSTALKKFELKKLESELDEIIVSVKTTDAIKPSAVLISQILTSTHGQVEDFSLIVPRELLEQNQRTQRIFNIVMSCIASISLLVGGIGIMNIMLANILERTREIGVRRALGARQRDIWMQFLIEALTISLLGGAIGVVFGFGVSRVVALYAEWSTVVTTTSIGLSFGVSAAVGLIFGIYPAVRASRLDPVEALRYE, from the coding sequence ATGTTGCGCTATTTCAGTGAAATCCGACTGGCCTTCAGCAATTTGCAAAGCCATAAGCTGCGCACGTTTTTAACCATGCTGGGAATGATTTTTGGCGTGGGCGCCGTCATTGCCATGCTTTCAATTGGTGCCGGTGCCGAACAGGAAAGCCTGCGGCTGATTGATACCATGGGAGTGCGCAATATCATCATCCGTGACCGGGAATTTAAAGACGAGGATTTAAAGAAAAACCGTGAGAACTCACTTGGCCTGTCACTGCGGGATGCCCAAAACATTGTAGCAGTGGCCCCCGATATTGAAATGCACGCCTGTAAAAAACGCGTGAAGACTTTTCAAATCTTTTCTTATCAAGGCAAAGCCGATAGTGCCAATGTGATTGGTGTGACGCCAGCCTATTTTCGGCTGGTCAAATATCAACTCTCCGAAGGAAATTTTCTGGCGGAGCTGGATGAACGCGAATTTGAACAGTATTGCGTGATTGGTTCACGAGTGAAACAAAAGCTCTTCAGTTCGATGTCTCCGATTGGACAGTTAATTAAAATCAACAACTTATGGTTTCGTGTAATTGGTGTTCTAGCCGACAACACGCTGACAAAAGATGAGTTTGAAGGCGTGAAGCTCCAGGATTTCAGCCAGGATATCTATATCCCGCTCTCAACCGCACTCAAGAAATTTGAACTCAAGAAGCTTGAATCAGAACTCGATGAAATCATTGTCTCGGTCAAAACAACCGATGCCATCAAGCCGAGTGCCGTGCTCATCAGTCAGATTCTGACCAGCACCCACGGTCAGGTTGAAGATTTTTCATTGATTGTCCCACGCGAGTTACTGGAGCAAAATCAGCGCACCCAGCGAATTTTCAACATTGTGATGAGTTGTATTGCCAGCATCTCGCTTTTGGTGGGTGGGATAGGCATTATGAACATTATGCTGGCCAACATCCTGGAACGAACTCGCGAAATTGGAGTCCGCCGGGCACTTGGGGCCCGCCAGCGTGATATCTGGATGCAGTTTTTGATCGAAGCGCTCACCATCAGCCTTCTTGGCGGAGCGATTGGGGTTGTATTTGGTTTTGGTGTATCACGGGTGGTCGCACTCTATGCTGAGTGGAGTACCGTGGTGACGACCACCTCAATTGGTCTTTCATTTGGTGTTTCGGCGGCAGTTGGATTGATCTTTGGAATTTATCCAGCCGTTCGGGCTTCGCGGTTAGACCCGGTTGAAGCCTTGCGATATGAATAG
- a CDS encoding glycosyltransferase family 39 protein, with the protein MPPVWAAWIGPVLIGLSFLALVRWSWRKWPDVFIDYGMELYIPWQLSLGKVLYTDIAWKHGPLAQYFNALCFRLGGVSLTILIVVNLILVAILTALVYRFFLRAGSPLTATAVALVFLSVFAFSQYMQMGSFNYVCPYLYEQVYGLFLGIVMLVALARYLKTPHPLWALIAGMSLGLVVLTKAELLVAATAAAVVGIGLIGITPEPKNRREFLHLIGYFIAGMLASFGTAVGFLALQMPVGQALAGALGNWVYIGGNNLLGDGFYKFVTGLDAPVAHTLRMLWLCFMFGGFVLVILGIQSATREIQNQRLLVCVGVGVGVMLVALVPNLVAWQEAGRILPITTATIFLILLKVCWKHRAERTQLEIWVPLTIWAAFSLVLLAKMIFHVRVYHYGFVLAMPATLLLVAVCVEWLPKLARERVGNGDVVQAAMIGLLVAGCLAHLDWSNEFYQHKTYMVGSQGDTMLTFPAEIEPMGIVLHTTAKYLETIAPPNATVAVMPHGVTLNYLLRRPTSTPFISYYLFDLKTYGGEAVALERVKLHPPDFIVFLHNGVPDFDVTYFGATPQFGQIFSTWIQENYGEVKQFGARPFVDQNPGVVILKKKMG; encoded by the coding sequence GTGCCACCAGTTTGGGCTGCCTGGATTGGACCAGTGTTGATTGGACTCAGTTTTCTAGCCCTGGTTCGCTGGAGCTGGCGCAAATGGCCTGATGTGTTTATTGATTATGGGATGGAACTTTACATCCCCTGGCAACTGTCACTTGGGAAAGTTCTTTATACTGATATCGCCTGGAAACATGGACCACTGGCACAGTATTTCAATGCGCTGTGTTTCCGTCTCGGCGGCGTTTCACTGACGATCCTGATTGTCGTGAATCTGATCCTGGTGGCAATTCTGACGGCACTCGTGTATCGCTTCTTTTTGCGTGCGGGAAGTCCGCTGACGGCGACAGCCGTTGCATTGGTGTTTCTCTCGGTATTTGCCTTTTCGCAATATATGCAGATGGGGAGCTTTAACTACGTCTGTCCCTATCTTTATGAACAGGTGTATGGGCTTTTCCTGGGCATTGTGATGCTGGTGGCACTGGCACGATATCTGAAGACGCCACATCCGCTATGGGCGCTCATTGCTGGGATGAGCCTTGGGTTAGTGGTCCTCACCAAAGCTGAATTGCTGGTGGCGGCGACGGCAGCGGCGGTGGTTGGGATTGGGCTGATTGGCATTACCCCAGAGCCGAAAAATCGCCGGGAGTTCCTGCACTTGATTGGCTATTTTATCGCCGGAATGCTTGCAAGTTTTGGGACGGCAGTTGGATTTCTCGCCCTTCAAATGCCGGTTGGTCAGGCTCTGGCTGGCGCTCTTGGAAACTGGGTGTACATTGGCGGAAACAATTTGCTCGGAGATGGTTTCTACAAATTTGTGACCGGGCTTGATGCACCAGTGGCCCATACGCTACGCATGCTCTGGCTGTGTTTTATGTTCGGTGGTTTTGTACTGGTGATTTTGGGGATTCAATCGGCGACCCGTGAGATTCAAAATCAGCGATTGCTGGTCTGTGTTGGGGTTGGGGTTGGGGTAATGCTGGTGGCGTTGGTGCCAAATCTGGTTGCCTGGCAGGAAGCCGGGCGAATCTTGCCGATAACCACAGCGACGATATTTTTGATTTTGCTAAAGGTTTGTTGGAAACATCGGGCTGAACGAACGCAACTTGAGATTTGGGTTCCACTGACGATCTGGGCCGCTTTTTCACTTGTGTTGCTGGCCAAAATGATCTTTCACGTGCGTGTCTATCATTATGGGTTTGTGCTGGCAATGCCAGCCACTCTGTTGCTGGTCGCTGTGTGTGTTGAATGGCTGCCCAAACTGGCCAGGGAACGAGTCGGAAACGGGGATGTGGTGCAGGCGGCAATGATTGGCTTACTCGTGGCTGGATGTCTGGCGCACCTGGATTGGTCCAATGAATTTTATCAGCACAAAACCTACATGGTCGGAAGCCAGGGCGACACGATGCTGACGTTTCCGGCAGAGATTGAGCCGATGGGGATAGTGCTTCATACAACGGCGAAATACCTTGAAACCATCGCGCCGCCAAATGCGACGGTGGCGGTGATGCCGCACGGTGTCACGCTCAACTACCTGCTTCGCCGACCAACTTCGACTCCATTCATTTCCTACTACCTCTTTGATCTCAAAACCTATGGCGGAGAAGCCGTCGCACTTGAGCGAGTAAAGCTGCATCCCCCTGATTTTATTGTGTTTCTCCACAATGGCGTTCCTGATTTTGATGTGACGTACTTTGGGGCAACACCACAATTTGGCCAGATTTTTTCAACCTGGATTCAGGAAAACTATGGTGAAGTCAAACAATTTGGAGCCCGCCCGTTTGTAGATCAAAATCCTGGTGTGGTGATTTTGAAGAAGAAAATGGGCTGA